tCGATATAGACAATAACCACAAATTTTAGCACACTTAAACAGTAAGCCAAAGGTGCCtgataatactatatatatatatatatatatatatatgtatatatatatatatatatatatatatatatattatatatatatatatgtatatgtagtattatatatgtatgaCTGTTCTCATGTCTCTCATGTCACTCCCGAAACAGAAGATAAGGAGATACTGATCAAGTTCTCATTTGATTTTCAACTGAAAAACAGTTCTGAGAAATGCAAGTTTGAAGCTGCcacagcatttttaaatatatgaatttaaaagCTAATCAGTTTGAATTAGCCTATTACTTACCTTACACTCAAATGTAATTATAGGCTGAGTAATTGCaaggtatacatttttttcagttcatgcatttgctgggaatcaaacccatgacagTGGTGTTGCTAATGCAATGAATAACTGTTTGAGCAATTTCAGAACATAACGTAAGTATTCAAACTGAGATGTAGTCGAAACCTTTTGAGCAcattgtataaatgtaaatagagtgctgcagggataaCATATTTTCATAGGCTAAAACCTGATAACATTTTAACACTTCTGGTTCCATTGTGAGTTTTCTGAATGGGTTTTTGAATAAATGGCTGAGTTAAGTTGTGCAgttaacacaagctcaatatatttgttttactctatgacataaaacacaccagtaaTAAcccattgtgatttattttatttatttatttatttattttgatgtttttacttGCCTTTTGCAAGGCGgttaacaagtggctaaatgggactacagaggttgtcagGGACATTAACGTCATAATTTTGTTCATAAGCACActtttgcaaactattctaactcaaactttcagggaatttatttatttattttttaataaagacacCTGTGGCATAGTTCATTTATAGCTTACaattagctttttacttctggttGTTTTTAAGCTACATAATTCATAAACGTTGTGTAAGTGTGAACAAAATGTGTTAGAATTATAGCCTTTTGTTGGTAACAAGAGCTTGTTTTCTGCAATAagccaaaagccaatggaaaaattgggttttgtcaagggaaccagggtgatgtgAACTTCCTGGCTGgtctataaaaatgtatcatcactgcagcactgggactagcatataaataaatactgctttGTTAAAAAATCTCAAACTTAAATATCTAaatgaaatgaagaaaacatttgattttgaacTAAGCTACATTAAAACAGGTCAGGATCTTTGTAATAATTTCTGTACTGAATTTAATCAACTGGTATGTAATCCCTGCATCAGCTCATAAAATTAACCAGCATATTCCATGAATTCCAATTCCCTGGGGGTTGCCATGGTTACACAATCACCACAGTAATCCACAGCTTAAATAGTGCAGTAGATTAGAAGGCCCATCAAAGCAATAGTTTGAAGACTGAACAAGCCCTGATGAGGGTTTGCCCAAGCATAATGAGGCCCTGTAATCAGTGCTGGGTTGACCTATGCCGTCTCTAACATTGACCTTCCCTGTTACAGCTCTTTAACTTCTAAAGCAGACACAGGACTGCCAGCCGAGCTGAATATATGTGACAGCAATAACTAGCTAATCGGCCAGTGAGTAATCTGTTATGATGAGGCCCTTGGGCCTCATATGTTTACAGCAAAGGACATTTGGCAGTAAAAGGAGACCTATAGTAAACGATGCATTCTGAGACAATCCACGAAACTGCTATTTTTGCTagattataaagtaaaataagggTCATACTACAAAatgtatggaaataaaaaataaataaataaataaataaataaacagaactgaCCCAGCATTTAAGATACTCGCCTGGCTATGCATCAACCCCATTACTACTATaaactatactaaaataaaacaaaacaaaaaagtggacAGAACTGAACCCAGCATTTAGAATAATTTCCAGGCTGCAAATATATTaccataaaatgaaatgaaatgaaatagtgGACAGAACTGAACACATCATTTGAAATACAGGTTGtcccatttacaaaacaaaacaaaacaaaacaaaacaaaacaaaacaaaacaaaacaaaacaaaacaaaacaaaacaaaacaaaaaatagtggACAGAACTGAACCCAGCATTTTAAATAGAGGCTGTCGCATtaccataatatttttaatttctttttataaaataaaataaaaccaggacaatgtcttctgctcaccagtcCAAGAAGGGTGACAGAGCTCTCTGAGATTTATGTGGCTGTCAAACTCCGGCCTACCTCGGCACTACCTTGTGTGGCCCACGCTTAAAAAAAGCCATCCCTCCTTCAGTGCCGCCAGTGTGGCAGGGCAAATATTGACCCATCCCTGTTACATGTGAGTCTCTATGGGGAACTCTGAAGAACACAGTTGGCAGAGCACTGATGAATGCTGATTAGAGCATCTCAGCCAGTCGTTAAAACAACCTGCCAGAGTTACCACAGTGCCCCTTTATCTCTGTGTCAAATTTCTGGCTCCACAATTCTTTCCACAAAGCATTGTTAGTCATCAAAGGCAGTGTAGCACTTGAATGCCAATGACCACATGAAGAGGGGGTCCAGACAAAAGAACTAGACAACATTTCATAAGACCCTCAGCGGAGGCAGTGAGCAGTGAGGGGTCTGAGTGTGTATGGGGCCTCTGAATGGGGTACAGGGATGGAGATTTAGACtggattttatgcattttttttttattattttttttaggttaacaGGTGACCATGCTTATAACTAGAGTGATGTCTTAAAGAATGACAAGTTATATCAGGTAAAAATAACAAACTTTCAAAATATTGAAAGCaaaactttttgttgttgctgttgatgctTCCAGGATTAAAAGGacagaaaaagacacaaaaacaagAATTATCTCACAAAAGATGTAatactttgtatgtgtgtgtgtgtgtgtgtgtgtgtgtgtgtgtgtgtgtgtgtgtgtgtgtgtgtgtgtgtgtagccacaTAGAAGTGTGgtccaattaaataaaaagatttttctctttcatttttagCAGCAGATTGCAGATTTAGCCGCAGGTTTCATTTTATACAAACAAAAGGTCTATACAAAATTATGCATTTGAGCAACTACAgattacaatcatttaaaaattattaaataaataaaatcagtatcagtAACTATGTaatgtttcacccaaaaatgaaacatttgtttattatttaaatcagcatcagttattttatttcaggttttactttaatactataaaaatactctataaaagtaatcaaataaattatttcattgtgATGAGAATTTCTAGGGGAAATGTGTATGCTTAAATGGATATAATGTCACAATGAATGTAaagttacaataataaaaaaaactttaatggtCTTAAATTAGgcttaattttattcatataaatgatcatttcaaatagctttttttctccttttggtTTTGGGGTGAGGTGAGACATGTTTTCCTGAGATTTactcttgtattattattactattattctttaaaaatccatgatttttttaaaccaaaaaagttTCAAATCATCTTTTTAGAGAGTTAATATCAAGTAACTTCCAGAATCATAACATcagctctctctttctatctgtctgcCATCGCAGTATTGCGAGTAGGTCTCTTGATCCAAAAAGTGCAGAGCACACACCCGAATCATTTTGCATAAACCCTCACATGTGAGGTTTAAGTTGTAGCTCAccataaaattgttaaaatacttGTCAAAgactttgctttaaaaaaaaaaaaaaaaaaaaaaaaaaaaaaaacctaagagCAAGTTCATGCAAGCTGTGAAGCTGAATGTCATCAATATCAAAAGCCTCAGTCATAATGTATTCCAGCTTCCACTTTGACCTTTGTTTCAGGTTTGCTTCTGTGAGATTTAAATAGAACTGCCAAATATCCTTtggaggaaaaaagagagagagagtgattatTAAAAGGGATGCAATAGCACTTTGAGCTGGCACCTTGATTAAAACACACCATGTAATTAGAACTGACACTACCATTAATCATTCAGAAACAGGAATTGCTCTAGCAAGAGACATAGTGGTGGTGAAGTaatgacacacacaaaatcatttattagaattagaattaagcttgtgtaattttactgtaaaacatattccaatgtgttttattaaatttttttttaatttggattcttttagatttttattttttttaaatgaatgtaccaATATGCTGTCTCGATGAGTGTGACCGTAGAACTGAGCCTTAACGAAGTCACTGtagttgtgaaatattttgaccAGTTGCTCATGGTAGCTTTCTCGGATGGCTGTTGTATTTATAGCATAGGGTAGGTAACCGATGGGGACGTGAGCAATTACATAGACCTCAGAGGAACAGATGAAATTACGGTCAGCAGTCACTCACACATCACTGCTGTCACTTACATGGACATACCACTATGCAACTGCTAATTTACAGTCTTGTAATAAAATGGCCCCTTATGATCAGTGCAGCGGGttctttctaaaattaaaatgccttGTAAAATCAGACAGAATATACTCACCATCTCCATTTTTTGTCTTGACAGCTCAAGCGTTTCCTGCAGCCACTGGAACTGCCCAGTGGGGTCAGTCATATTTACAGTCACTTGATTTGGACTGTAGTACAGGTTTGTGTTTAGTCTCACCAGACGGAGGCCAGGTTTGATCACAAGAGAGTAAAAGCCACCATCACACAAACAAGTATTGCACAAAGAGCATTAGCTCAATACACTGTCGCAGCTAAAGTCCACTGTTAAGTGTGTCCACCACAGTTGCATAGAGAAAAAagttactaaattaaataaataaatgaaataattgtgaaaaaaatgcatatatacatttatttgacagGCTTTGTATTCaaatttatatatgattttatatcaatttaaatcTGCTGCATCATACTGAAACAAAGTATTTTAGCAAGGCTAAAACCATACTGACCAAGCAGCCTTTATTATCtccaaataatttaaatgtaaatttttacatATGTAGGAGAATTATCAGCAGTTACCTTTTTGCAAAGTAGCTACAGTTTCTGgattcaaccacacacacacacacacacacacacacacacacacataatttaaaaaaaatatattcacattttaaatgttttcataatgtttcacaatattacaatttcaacttcaatcaaaaaaaaataaacacatacacttaaaatataaatacatttcattgcataattgtttttttttgtgcatttctatttctttttataaaatagaaatacatttatttaatataaatatactatttatacaacaaaatatttatataaaatatttttgttttaaaaaataagttgtaaGTCATTTCCAGTGCGTACAACAGTATGCAAATATTCCATTCAGACAACCTGAACTTAAACCATCTGCACTTTATTTGACCCCAGAACTGTTGTCTTGGCTTGAATTCCCAGCTAAGAACTTTTGTTGCCCTTGGGATTGAAATACCTGTGGCCAGTAGTCGTGGTTGCCCAGGGCAGGATAAACTGGCAGCTGTGGGAAGAACTAACGTAAGGTGAGTCATATTGGCAATAACATTGATCACCACATAAGTAGACAGTTCTTCTTTCGGGACATGTGGAGGGCTGTCTCTGCAGTGAGGTGCACAGAATTTTAAGAAAATTGATaaaaacattgaagaaaaaaacatgatgtgTTCATTAGCTCAAACATTAAATTATCTTCCAGTTTCATCTAAATTGAATAACCCAAGTAACATCACAAAACAGCTGCAAATCAGTAAATGAAATTGCTTTATACCCTGTCCATATAATAAACTCAGGCCTCATTTCTTCATGTTTCAACTAAATGAATACTAAAAGAATAAGGTGGTATGGGGAATCACACAGGAAATCACCAAACACTCCCGGGTCCAGTGCAGGAATGCCCTTGGAGGAAAAACAGACTTTGGTGTGGTCTTCTTTGACATGATTGGATCCAAGTGGAGGTCTGAGATATACAACGATACAAGAATCTTTCCAATTATTTCCCCTAATAATATATGATGATGAGCAAGGATGATGCAGCAGAATTATCATTATCCAAATgtacatattcatattcaaatgaggtcaaaccaaaatttattcagacaccttcaacatttcacacatcatcagagtttattcgctatagtttacaaaatggtaataaaacaagacaagaactcagagttaaactgtgtcagaacaaattcatattgataatgtcagataacacttaagcaaaacatctTACTTGTAGTCCACTGTATGGAGAATTTTTTGGTATAATATGtaacagtttactttattttgctatcctcacttacataaatgaactatagtgccctgcacccactagtaaaaaaaatataacaaaaattatatctggtgtctgaataatggGTTTGACTGTATTTTACAATCTATCAATACATGCACGCTGATGTTAAGAGATTAATATTCCACTGTTTTTTGAACCAATAAAAGTCTCAAAGTCCCAATACTGCAAACCAGGTAAACTAAAACAACTGTACAGTAGGAGAAATGACAAGGCAtctgttaaaacaacaacaacaaagaccagcaaatgcaaatgcatgctAAGTTTTCAAGCGACAGAGCAAACTTAAAGTAggtatgatgacaaaattttcaaacGACCCTAAGATCAAAATGGATCACATGACTAGACAGAGCTGAAAATTCCCTTTACGACGACACCTGGATTGTGAAGATCAGTTGAGGATTGCGAaagttatgatatttttaataacgGGGAATATAGTTAAAATAGTATACATTAATTACAATTGAAGTCGTGTGACCGAAAATGCTTACtattcacacattttttcttGTAACTTCCTCATTTTATCAGATATTTGCATGAAATTTGAATAGAAGGTAGGATTTTGTTAgttctttcaaatgaaatcatGAAAATTTACTATTTTAGCTGGAATGGGCATCAGACCCATGGTACCTCActgaaaaaagtataattaataagagttcattcatattcataaacattttttttcagaatacaagagaaaacaaaaaatacacatcactattaattgttaattcatattcataCAAGTACAcaacaaatattcattttcattcacaaacagacaataagttttttgttttattttttttattttttttttttttgaacgatgCCTGCAGTGCATCTGACAGGGCGTTCGCTAATCTACCCGCCACAAATGTGACTACCCAATTTCCGCGATTTCGTTAAATACCTTCTCCTCTATGGATTTCGATGGAATTTCGTCAGTACCAAGATAAAAGCTATGTATTTATGTCCACCTACCTTTCAGTAGTGTCCAAAGCTTAGATGAAGCCCACCGACGGTTTGAAAAGCCACGCAAATTTTCAGAAAGTCGAGGTGACCCTGAAAACACCTCAGGGCTGAAATCCCGAAGTGTCCAACGCTGCAGGGGTTTGCACTCAACGTAGTTAAACGTCATGTTCAGGAAAAACATACTCCCACCAGGCGGCCAGGAGTAGATATTGACTGACACACACCCATTAACAGTACCACGCAGTTTGGAACACATTTTTGAGGCAGAATGTTCGCCGCGAGTGGTTGCTATGTCATCATACCTACTTAAAGCCAACTTCAGGAGACATGAAGAACCTGTAACATCCGACCAGATTCTGAAACACTTAACGTGCGCTCTGCAGGTGTATGAAGCCATTATTAACTGGCGCAGCATGAAGCTGCAGTATAGAAAACTGACCAGACAATAACAGAACGAGCAAAGCCATTCCTGCAAGTGTCTGTCTTATTAAACCGCGCTTGTGTAAACCAAAACAGGAAAACCAGCGGCTCTCACGTGACGCTTGTTTGCGCAACCTTCTGCTGACACGAGCACTGATTGGACATCGAAATCAAAAGAGCAAAAGcctataaaagatatatatatatagggtatgaggttaaatataacagaaatttaaattaataaattgtgacAATTTAGTAGCCTACTTGGTTCACTTTGTCAATACATGCAGGCTGCATTAATCTCATAAATGAACACACAAGTCATCCTTTTTGTCTGGTTCTTTATTACAAATGAATCGTACTgacttaaaagtattttaaaaaatggatcaAAAATATTTGTAGTAGACGCTTTAATAGGCCTATATTTGGAGGAATTAAGTGCAACGTTTTTTTCATTCCGTGAAGCATCAGAGGACATCGGATCTGTTGCTACCTGGTGAAGGAGAAGGACAAATCCTCATAATAATCCCAAAACTTAAGCTTTTTCATAGGTACGCACAGCCACCACGTCCCCAAAGGTGAGTTTCTATAATAAAATTGAAatcaacaattaattaaatactcTTTATGAATATCGTAAAGAGCTGTTGTGTTTATAGTCCAAGATGTCCTCACAAGGACAgtctttaaaatatactgtactgtaaagaGCCTTACCATCACCATCTTCCCGTCCTTGATCTCCCGGACAAAGAGGGTCTCTTTTCCATCCCACTTCTGCACATGAACAAGCTGGTCTCCATCTAGTACCACAGTGGACTGGTAAAAAGAACACATCACTGTGCATTCAGTCTCAGGCAGAAAGCTTCAGACAGAACACATCTGCTCTGAAATGGGAATGTATTGTTCCCAGTGGATGTTATGAAACATATTTTTCTTCTAAACCTACTTTACAGTGTCGGTCATCTACGGTGGTCTCGTCAAACTCCTCGCCCAGCTTGAATGAGATCTCGGTGTTCTTGAAAGTACTCTGTGTTTTTTGGACCACTTTGTCTCCCTCTTTCGAGATGATGAGGGTCGGTTTAGTCACATTTCCAACTTGTCTTGTTGCAAACCCAACACCttagaaaaaaatcatatgcATTGAAATCATGCACTGTTTATTAAAACCAGGGTTTAAATACCCTTGGGATTGTTTctgtaattacaataataataagtggaaaattaaaatgatcagaaataataaacttcattaataattattattactgataaTATTATGATAAAACTTACCTAGAGCTTTCATATACTCATCAAAGTTCTCACTGCTGACCAGTTTCCATGTGCCACAGAAAGCATCTACCATTTTTAAAACTATGCTTTTCTGATCAATAAACAAATACTGAACTGTATTTTAATGCTCTGTAGAAAACGTAGCTGCATTTTCTCTTTGCAGAGGATCTTAAATAGTTTTTTCAACTCCATGACAATGATCATACAGGAGTGGGAGGAGTCAGATTTCCCATTGGCTGTTAGTCAAAACTGAAACATTTGATTGACTgttgagtttaaaaaaataaataagctgtaTGAATAAATTTGCGGCCCTTTCTATTAAATTCTTTGTTTAGTTCCATTAACAGCAACATAAAATTTACATATtgcatatgtgtatatgtattgcAGCCTATGTATGTTGCTGTTCATGGAACAAAACCCAGCATTTGATTTAATCtacaaaaatcataaatatcaatattcacatttttttgtaCCCTCATATTATAAAAGATACCTTTGGTGTCCTCTGCTGGTTACATAAATTACCACCActgtacaaaaatgaaaactaccaAACCAAGCAcaggatttatttttaaacatagcaTAATGGCATTTTATATGTAGCTAACCACAGACAAAATGACAAGATTTATGGCCAGGTAAattctaaagtaaaataaaatgtaattctctGATGGAAGCACATTGacaagatgaaaaagaggaagaacAACAAGTCTccacaatcatattttttttcactgtcatCAACAACAGCAAAGAAATATCTGAGACAAACACTTAAGAGGACGTCCGAATGACATGACCACGGATGTTTGCAGCAATAAATCACAGCTAAAAATCCAATTTGAGCTCACGCAGGGCAGCACTGACAGCAGTTACGCACAAAGCAAAGGCTTTTAAACAAAACTAGCAAATATAATGTACAATTCTGTATTTACAAGAAGAAAATATCATATTTCATGTTATTCAGCACTGTTTCTTATCTTCTGGGTCGAATGTTAACAATACATATGATGTTGTACAAGGACAGACAAAGATCGTAAGATAAAAAACTTTACTTACATCACCAAATggaatgtatttacttttttgtgcaaacaaaaaagacatttttgccACTACATGTCAACATTCAGAGAAGAATGCTATAATGGAAAGtcttaaaatgaaacaaaatatccCTTTTTAAAATGAGAAAGCAGGTCACATCTGTTTTCATAAGACACACAAAACAGCCGGTCATTAGGAAAATCATGACAGTGagtctttggggaaaaaaaatcaaatttgacAAAGTCATCGAGGTATGAAATGAACAAACGTTGATATTTGAAAAACACAATTTCAGATGAATGAGCTATTTTCTGCTGGCCCACATCCGAATGCCAATCATAGGTGGTCTTGATGTTGCATAGCACAGAGTGTAACAGTTGTTTGGTCAATGGGACGAGAGTAGAGGTCATGTGTGAGTCTCTCATGAGGTCAGATCACTGCGGCGTTGGTGTCGAGTTATGAGCCCTCTGTCTTTGCCTCTTCTGTGGTTTCTTTAGGTGGGTCAGACGAGGATGAGCTCTCTCCGCCCTGTTCGCCATCATCTGCATTGAGGCCAGAAATACTCactaaatgcaatattttatgtGAATCTGTTCTTTAAGCAGACATGTTCATCCAAAGCAATTCAAACACAATCAAATAATCACAAGGAACAACATTAGCAGCGCAACATTAGGTAAATTCAAGGAAAATTCATTCAAGGACAGTGGATGGTGATTTATACTGTCaagctgcaataaaataaaataaatcaatcttaAAAGTAGTTTATAGAACTATGTAATAAATGTTGCTCTATACTACACATACATTTATCTTATGGTTTCAGAATATTGAAAATTAATGTAGTTTTTACTGATAGTCTTCCCTGTAGCTTTCAAATCTACTTTTTGGCTATGTTTTCTGTGTCAGATGACCACATGACATGCCAGAACCATAGAATATCCAGTGTCTATTACTGGCTCTGTATTTTTTCTAGACACCATAAAAGTACTTTTAGATACAATTTTAGGTACAAATCTgaagagaaacagaaaacatatatggtccaatttaatttcaaatgagaGGAAGACTTCACCCTTTgaacttggcaaaaaaaaaatctcattgatcTACTGTTCTTTGTACTAAAAGACAATTCCATTTTGTATGACAGTTATAAAAAatggccactagatggcagaagaGGTAGATTTTATTCATCAGGACCCAGTTACAGCACATTGTTATCATGGCgaaaaaagtcatataggtttggaacgacaagagggtgagtaaatgacctgattttcagttttggggaCACTAACTCAGAAACAGTATTctgtttactatttaaaacaggATAAATAATGCATGATGTGGAATAGGCAGCAGATTCAACACTGCTGAGAATCTCCAGTGTCATCACAAACTGCACATGGAACATCATTTGCAGGGATCACATGTGATGCCTTTGAGGCTTATGGGTAACACAGAGCAGATCAAAAGTGTTTGTCT
This portion of the Cyprinus carpio isolate SPL01 chromosome A20, ASM1834038v1, whole genome shotgun sequence genome encodes:
- the LOC109071955 gene encoding fatty acid-binding protein, brain; protein product: MVDAFCGTWKLVSSENFDEYMKALGVGFATRQVGNVTKPTLIISKEGDKVVQKTQSTFKNTEISFKLGEEFDETTVDDRHCKSTVVLDGDQLVHVQKWDGKETLFVREIKDGKMVMKLTFGDVVAVRTYEKA